GCGCCCGGGCATGTATATCGGCGGCACCGATGAAAAGGCGCTGCATCACCTGTTTGCCGAAGTCATCGACAATGCGATGGACGAGGCGGTCGCCGGGCACGCCAATTTTATTGAGGTCTATCTCGACCTTGAGGGTTATCTCACCGTCTCCGACAACGGCCGCGGCATCCCGGTCGAGAACCATCCGCAGGTGCCGGGCAAATCGACGCTCGAAGTCATCATGACCAAGCTGCATGCCGGCGGCAAATTCGACGGCAAGGCCTATGAGACCTCGGGCGGTCTGCATGGCGTCGGCGTCTCGGTCGTCAACGCGCTCTCCGACGACCTCGAGGTCGAGGTAGCGCGAAACCGCAAGCTCTACCGGCAGCGCTTCTCCCGCGGCCTGCCGCAGGGCGGTCTCGAAGAGTTGGGCGACGTTCACAACCGCCGCGGCACCCGCGTGCGCTTCCATCCCGACCCCCAGATCTTTGGGGATCACATGAAGTTCGATGCCGCCCGCGTCTTCCGCATGGCGCGCTCGAAAGCCTATCTGTTCGGCGGCGTCGAAATCCGCTGGAGCTGTGAGGCGGGCGTGCTGCCCGAAGGCTCCGAGGTGCCTGACAAGGCCGTCTTCCACTTCCCCGGCGGCCTGAAGGACTATCTCCAGGCGACGATGGGCAAGGAATTCACCGTCACCCGCGAGATCTTTGCCGGCAAGACGGAGAAGGTGAGCGGCCACGGCTCGATGGAATGGGCGATCACCTGGTATGGCGGCGATCCGCAGGTGCATTCCTATTGCAACACCATTCCGACGACCGAAGGCGGCACACATGAAGCGGGGCTGCGCATCGCGCTGACCAAGGGTCTGAAGGCCTATGCCGAGCTGACGCAGAACAAGCGCGCCGCGCAGATCACCACCGACGACGTGATGATTTCGGCCGTGGGCATGCTGTCGGTCTTCATCCGCGAGCCGGAATTCGTCGGCCAGACCAAGGACAGGCTTGCGACCGTCGAGGCGCAGCGCATCGTCGAGAACGCGCTCCGCGATCCCTTCGACCATTACCTTGCCGACAATCCGAACGAGTCGGCCAAGCTGCTCGACTGGGTGATCGAGCGCGCCGAGGAGCGCCTGCGCCGCCGCAAGGAAAAGGAAGTCAACCGCAAGACGGCGGTGCGCAAGCTGCGCCTGCCCGGCAAGCTCGCAGACTGCTCGCAGAACACCGCCGTGGGTGCCGAACTCTTCATCGTCGAGGGCGATTCGGCAGGCGGCTCGGCCAAGCAGGCGCGCAACCGCGCCAACCAGGCAATTCTGCCGCTGCGCGGCAAGATCCTCAACGTTGCCAGCGCCGGCCGGGAAAAACTTGGCGCCAACCAGCAGCTCGCCGATCTCGTCCAGGCGCTCGGCTGCGGCACGCGCTCGAAATACCGCGACGAAGACCTGCGTTACGAACGCATCATCGTCATGACCGATGCCGACGTCGACGGCGCCCATATCGCCTCGCTGCTGATCACCTTCTTCTATCAGGAGATGCCGGAGCTGGTGCGCGGCGGCCATCTCTTCCTCGCCGTGCCGCCGCTCTACAAAATCACCCAAGGGGCGAAATCCGCCTATGCCCGCGACGACAATCATCGCGCCGAGCTGATGCAGACGGAGTTCAAGGGCAAGGCCAAGGTCGAGATCAGCCGCTTCAAAGGTCTCGGCGAGATGATGCCCGCCCAGCTCAAGGAAACCACGATGGATCCGTCCAAGCGCACCCTGCTCAAGGTGCTGATCGACGAGGTGGATTTCGAAGGCACGCGCGCCGCCGTCGACGATCTGATGGGCACCAAGCCGGAAGCCCGCTTCCGCTTCATCCAGGACCGCGCGGCCTTCGCCGAAAACCTCGATATTTAGGGCATGGTGCTACCTACCCGGCTTGACTAGTTCAGGGAGAACTTGCGGCCCAGGTAAGCGCGAATTGGCACATCGAAACGAATGTATAAAACATGTGCCACTCCAACAGCGGCTAAGACGGTGACGCTCACGGTGATTGGCCTTGGAATGAAGCCATCGGTAAAGTGTACGAATTGAGCACCAAGCTGAAAAACAGGCTGATGGACCATATAGAGAGGATAAGACAGCTTTCCGAGATATCCAGCGAATGGCCGCTCCTCACTCAGTAGGACTGCAGCCGCTAGCGCGACCACGATCGGAATCACGATCGCGATGCAGATGAAATCGTAGATCTCTCTCGGGACCGTAAACGGAAAGAACAGAACACCGATCAGGACGAAAAGTGGGATTTGAGGTGGTGTCGCTCCGACGCGACGATGGATCTGCCAGCGAAAGATCAGAACGCCGGCAAGAAACGAAAAGCCCACTCTGACAAATCCTTCAAAGAACGCTCGCCAGCTCCCAAATCCAACTGGCCCGATAGTACCCTCGATCGCGACAATCTGGAAAAGCGCCGCCGCCAATAATACGAGAACTGCTATCTCATGCCACAAATGAAATCGTCGGCGAGCGGCGAATCCGTAAGCCACGCTGGCGGCCATTTCAAAACAGAGGGACCAGAGCGGATTGTTAATCGCGAACGCCTCTTGCCCCACCATAAACCCCAGGGGCAATAGGAGTAGTGCACCAACCGCAAGAATTGAAACGTCGGCGAAAGAAAGACTTGACGTGGAAGCAAACAGCGACGCGAGTACGCCAAAGGCGACGCCAGCCGCGATCATGGGATAAAGCCGAACCACGCGCTTCAAGAGGAATGTACTGCTCCGCAGAACACCGGACTTCAGCTTTTGGTCGTACCCATTTGCGAGAACGAAGCCGCTAAGGCAAAAGAAGAAATCCACGCCCAGATAGGCGTACGAGAGACCGAAGCCAAAGATCTGGCTGGCGTGTAGGAGAGCCACCGATAGCGCAGCTATTCCCCGAAGCTCGTCCAGAAAGATAAAGTGGTTCTTTACTTGATCCGCCTGGCTAGCAAGATGGGAAGCATCGCCCGAACCAGGATGCACTTCCCTACGGAATGCTGAAGCGGTCAACTCGTCGGCCACAATTGAGAGCTCTTCTTACCCAAGTCTTTGATCAGCCGGAACGCCACGCATCTTGACTACTCACCTGGTCCACGAATGGCTTCGTCAGATATGCGAGCGCTGTCCGCTCACCGGTCTGTATGAAGGCCTCCACCGGCATGCGCGGAATAGGCGTCGCTCGACCAAGCCTCTGCCACTCGACATTGAAACCTAAGCCGAACGACATAGTAGATGCGACGCGAACGTTGGTCCGCGGCCACGCTCAGTCCTCGCTTCAGATCACAAGCGCCATCTTCCAAGTTGCAATTCAGCAATAATGATCATCAAAAAATGATTATAAATTGAATCTACAAATGACAAGTGAAACTTACATTTTTACCCCCATTAGAAGAAATAATGTATTAAAAATGCACTCTTGGGTGGAAAGGCTGAATGCGCCTGTGGGACGGAAGGAAGCAGTGTAGCGCGCCGCATTTTAGCATTCACGATTTCACGGAACTGACGAAGAACCGTAACAACTCCGTCAAACAACCGGCGCAAGAAGCGGTCGGCGAGCCTTCCCCTCGGGGAGGAGCAGCGCCTGTTTGAACCGTTTTCAACCCCTTGCCGGATATTTGTCATGACCAAGCGTTTTCTCGCGGCTGCCGCTTTCGTTCTCCTGTCCAGCACCGTCACCGCCAGCACCAAAGATATTGGAGCCACCGATATCGGCGCCACCTTCGAGACCGCCTGCCCCTTCGGCGATTGCGCCGCCGGCATGTCGCTCTCCTATCTCGGTGAATTCGTCATCCCCACCGGCCACATGGAAAACGGCGTCGAATTCGGCGGCATTTCCGGCCTCGATTTCGATGCCGCCACCGGCCACTATCTCGCCATCAGCGACGACCGTTCGGAAAGAGGCCCGGCCCGCTTCTACGAACTCGACGTCGATGTCGACGCATCCGGTCTGAGGGGCGTTTCGGTCGTCAAGCAGGTGACGCTGAAGGACAAGAACGGCGAGCCCTTCACTGCCCGGACCGTCGATCCGGAATCGATCCGCCTCGGCAAGGACGGCATCTACTGGGGCAGTGAAGGCGACGGCAAGGCGCTGCTTCCACCCTTCATCCGTGTCGCGTCGCCGGACGGTTCCTTCATCCGTGAATTCAAGCTCCCGGAGGGCTTTGCGCCGACCGCAGACAAGTCGACCGGCATCCGCGACAATCTCGCTTTCGAGGATCTCGCCGTCGCGCCCTCGGGCGATGTGTTCGTCGGTGTCGAAGCCGCCCTCTATCAGGACGGCCCGAACCCCTCGCTGACGTCAGGCAGCCTCTCGCGCATTATCCGCTATGACGGCGCCACCGGTGAGCCGAAGGCCGAGTACGTCTACCCGGTCTCGCCGATCCCGCAGGCCGCCATGAAGGCCGACGGCGGCAATGACAACGGCATGTCTGAAATGCTTGCCCTCGACAATCACCGCCTGCTCGCCGTCGAGCGGAGTTATACCCAGGGCTTCGGCAACAGCATCAAGATCATGATGATGGATCTGACTGATGCCACCGATGTTTCCACCATTGCGTCCCTTGCCAAAAACGACCAGCGCGTCGTTCCCGTCCGCAAGAGCCAGGTCCTCGATTTGAGGGCGATCGGCCTCGTTCCCGACAATATCGAGGCCATGTCGCTTGGTAAGGCCAAGGACGGCACCGATGTTCTCATTCTCGGCTCCGACAATAATTTTTCGACCAGCCAGAAGACGCAATTCTATGCCTTCAAGGTTCTCAACCGCCCGCAGCAGTAAGACGCTCGGGTCTGCGGGTCGAATAGCGACGCATTGTATACGCTTTCATGGTGCGGACCTTGAAACCGCCGGGTTGATGGCCCATAACCAGAGTACAAGAAAAAGAAGAGGCGCGCGTGGGTGTGTTCGACCGTCAGAAAAGCAATCATGAACCGCGATGGCTCGGATCGTCGGCGCAGACGCGCACGCCGCTGATTCCCTCCATTTCGGCGGCGCGCTGGCTGCTGGTTCTGGTCGTTGCTGCCGGCGTCTATTTCTTCTACGGCTTCCTCGTGCCGGTGCTTGCTGCCCTCGTCATCGGCTTTGCCAGTTGGCCGCTCTACCGCAAGCTTCTTGCCCGCGTCGGCGGCAATACGACGATCGCCGCGACCATCGCCATCATCATGATCATCACCTTCCTGGTCATCCCGATCGGGCTTGCGGTCACCTATACGACGGGCGAAGTGCGCACCTGGGTCACCTGGGCGATCCATGCAAACCGCGTCGGCGCCGCGACGCCCGACTGGATCGTCGCGCTGCCTTGGGCCGGTGCCTATCTCGATGAAGTCTGGACAAAATATATCGGCAGTCCCGGCGCCCTCGGCGAAGTCATCCAGGCGGTCAGCGGCGCCAATATCGGCAACATCTATCGCGCTGTGCTGGCGGCCGGGGGCGGTGCCTTCCATCTGCTGCTGACGCTGCTCTTCATGCTGATCGCGCTGTTCTTCGTCTATCGCGACGGTTTTTCCTTTTCCAAGCAGATCGACATGCTCGGCGAGCGCATCCTGCCGAACCGCTGGGAGCGCATTTCCCGCGTCGTGCCGGCGACGATCAGCTCCACCGTCATGGGCATGACGCTGATCGCGATCGGCGAAGGCATCGTGCTCGGCCTTGCCTACTGGATTGCCGGCGTGCCCTCGCCGGTGACGCTCGGTGTGCTGACCGGCGTGATGGCGCTGATACCGGGCGGTGCGCCGCTCTCCTTCACGCTGGTCTCCATCTATCTGCTGGCGAGCGGCTCGCATGTCGCCGGCATCGGTCTCTTCGTCTGGGGGACGGTCGAGCTCTTCATCGTCGACAAGACCCTGCGGCCGAAACTCGTCGGCGGTCCGATCAAGCTGCCCTTCCTGCCGACCTTTTTCGGCCTCGTCGGCGGCGTCAAGACGATGGGTTTCCTCGGCCTCTTCATCGGCCCGGTACTGATGGCGCTGATCGTCGCCATCTGGCGCGAATGGATCCATGAGGCCCGCAACGCCGACAAGAGCGAAACCGGACCGCAGATCATCATCGACGAACCAGCCCCGCCGCCAGTCCCCGGTTCGCCGAAAACCTTGCCGCGCGTCGCCGAAGGCTGAACATACCTTCGCAGACGGGCTACGCTAGCTGCTTTTCCATGAACAGGCTGAGCGGATCCGGCAGATAAGCGCCGAACGGCTCGATTTCCCGATATCCGTATTTGCGGTAGAGCGCGATCGCCTCGGGCTGGTAGATGCCGGTTTCGAGCCGGATCGCCTTCAGCCCCTTTTTCTCTGCGATTGCTTCGAGCGCATTCATCAGGCCGCTGGCGATCCTCAGCCCCCTCGCCTCGGGATCGACGAACATGCGCTTGATCTCCGCCGTGCCGTCACCGGCCTCGACCAGCGCGCAGCAGCCGACGATCGCATCGTCGCTGCGCGCGACGAGGAAGCTCACCGAAGGTTTCTCCAGCACGGAGAGGTCGACCAGATGGTTGCTTTCGGCGGGATAGAGCGATTGTGCGTAGGCATCGGAAAGATCGAGAAGGCGGATGACGCCCTCCTGGCGCGGTTGCTCCAGGGCGATGGTCACGGACATGCTGACTTCCTCTGCTGGCGCGGGGCACAATTTTTCCCGACATGACAAAGAGTTAATGCCGTTGCCTTCATTCGGTTGGAATTGCGCCCTCTAAGACGATCATGTGCTCAATAATCAAGGAAGCAGAATATGCAAGCGGTGTTGATCGCGATGACCATTCTTGGCTGCGACGATTCCATCAGCCAGTGCAACTATGTCGCGACGGTCGATAAACGCTGGGAAACCGTTGCCGCCTGCGATGCCGAAGCCGAACGACGGCTGAAGACCTATGTGAATGTCAACTATCCCTCGGTGATCGCGGTGTGCGAGGCGCCGAAAGCCATCGCCGCCGCCGAGCCGCCGAAGCCGGCGCCCGTGCCTGCCGCTGCGCCCGAGGTCGCTGTCTCAGAGCCTGAGGAACCCGCGGGAAGGATCGCCGGTTTTGCTGAAGGCATCGCCGGGCAGGTCCGCGCCCATCTGCCCTCGGGCAAAAGCGTCAGGGACACACTCACCAAGCCGGTGCATTTCGTCTCCGCCAGCTATTCCTGGGTGGTGACGCGGCTCGCTGATTAGGCCGCCGCAAGCGCCGCGTAGACGCGGGCCGATTGTCGCTGCTCGTTAACGTGCAGCTTTTCCACCATGTCGAGCAGTTCGCTGATCGCGCCATGCGCGTCATGATGGCGGAATTTTTCGAGAAGACGGCCGCAGACATTGCCGAGCACGCTGCCCGGCGCTTTTCTGGCAGCGTCGCGCCACAGCATCGTCGCCTCGACGAAGATCACGCTGATATCCCTCGGCAGGCCGGCGGACTCGTAGAGCGCGCGCACGGCATGCATGCGCCCGGTTGCCAGGATCGAGCGCACGCGGCGCTCGCTGCATGCGGTCAGGTCGACGATCGCGCCGGCAAAGAAGTCCACCTTGCCGGCGCAGAGCGCATGCATCAGGAAGGACGGCGTCAGCCGGCCGTTGAGGCGCAGATGCTGGACGAGGTCGGGTATTTCGCGCGGGGCAATGTCACCGGCGATCGAAACGATGGCTGCCTCGGTCGCCTCGCGGCTGATGCGCTGAAGCCGCTGCAGGCCGATTGCCGCCTGCGCCAGCGGCAGCCCGATCAACGCATTGCTGACATGCTGGGTGAGCAGCTGGCGGGCATCGGCGGGAAGATCGCTGCGCTCGAGAAGCAGGTTGCGGACATCGCAGCAGTCGCCTAGCCGTTCGGCAATGCGTTTCAACGATAGGCTGGAGATCACCGCGCCGTCATTCTCGAGCAGGCAGAGCAGTTCTTCCTCGTCGCCGACCTCGGCAAGGGCGGCAGAAACCGGGCGCGTCACATGCGCTCTGGCGGCGATCAGCATGCGACTGGCGCCGTTTCCGCGCGCGGCAAGGTCGACGAGATCGGCATCGCTCAAAAGCGGCGAACAGGTCACCGCGTGGCAGGCGACCTCAGGCTGGTCTTCGGCAAGCGAAAGGATCAGGTTACGCGGCGCATCGGGCGACCAGGCGATCGCCTCGGCAAGCGCAAGCCGCACGCGCGGCGACGGATCGTCGAGAAGAAAGGTCATCGCCATTTCGGCCGCCGCCCGCTCGGCCGCGGACATTTCGGACTGCAGATAGGCGCGCCCGAGGGCGTTTGCGGCCCGGGCCCGGTCACCGGTCTTGGCCGTTTCGATCCAACGAAGAAAAGCTTCTACGATCACGCGACGCCCCAGCACTTGAACGCGATTCCCTCGCGCTTCATTCAATGCTGCGACCGTAGCCGCAAAAGGTTTAAGATTGGTTCACCATGTTTCTTAAGCCTTTGGACGCCTTGCCGGTTGGGCTCAGCCTTGCTGCGGCTTCGGCCGGATCATCTCGAAAACATCGCTGCCTTCGCTGTAATCCATGTAACCCATGCGGGCGACAGGCCGGGCGATCGACATGTCGAGGCGGCCGT
This Rhizobium brockwellii DNA region includes the following protein-coding sequences:
- the parE gene encoding DNA topoisomerase IV subunit B, encoding MDDSNDLFSGMPLSEKREEAQKPAAPAERPPVTAAPAAAAPPAAGASARPAPAASNSDDYGASSIRVLEGLEPVRMRPGMYIGGTDEKALHHLFAEVIDNAMDEAVAGHANFIEVYLDLEGYLTVSDNGRGIPVENHPQVPGKSTLEVIMTKLHAGGKFDGKAYETSGGLHGVGVSVVNALSDDLEVEVARNRKLYRQRFSRGLPQGGLEELGDVHNRRGTRVRFHPDPQIFGDHMKFDAARVFRMARSKAYLFGGVEIRWSCEAGVLPEGSEVPDKAVFHFPGGLKDYLQATMGKEFTVTREIFAGKTEKVSGHGSMEWAITWYGGDPQVHSYCNTIPTTEGGTHEAGLRIALTKGLKAYAELTQNKRAAQITTDDVMISAVGMLSVFIREPEFVGQTKDRLATVEAQRIVENALRDPFDHYLADNPNESAKLLDWVIERAEERLRRRKEKEVNRKTAVRKLRLPGKLADCSQNTAVGAELFIVEGDSAGGSAKQARNRANQAILPLRGKILNVASAGREKLGANQQLADLVQALGCGTRSKYRDEDLRYERIIVMTDADVDGAHIASLLITFFYQEMPELVRGGHLFLAVPPLYKITQGAKSAYARDDNHRAELMQTEFKGKAKVEISRFKGLGEMMPAQLKETTMDPSKRTLLKVLIDEVDFEGTRAAVDDLMGTKPEARFRFIQDRAAFAENLDI
- a CDS encoding DUF2336 domain-containing protein translates to MLGRRVIVEAFLRWIETAKTGDRARAANALGRAYLQSEMSAAERAAAEMAMTFLLDDPSPRVRLALAEAIAWSPDAPRNLILSLAEDQPEVACHAVTCSPLLSDADLVDLAARGNGASRMLIAARAHVTRPVSAALAEVGDEEELLCLLENDGAVISSLSLKRIAERLGDCCDVRNLLLERSDLPADARQLLTQHVSNALIGLPLAQAAIGLQRLQRISREATEAAIVSIAGDIAPREIPDLVQHLRLNGRLTPSFLMHALCAGKVDFFAGAIVDLTACSERRVRSILATGRMHAVRALYESAGLPRDISVIFVEATMLWRDAARKAPGSVLGNVCGRLLEKFRHHDAHGAISELLDMVEKLHVNEQRQSARVYAALAAA
- a CDS encoding acyltransferase family protein; this encodes MADELTASAFRREVHPGSGDASHLASQADQVKNHFIFLDELRGIAALSVALLHASQIFGFGLSYAYLGVDFFFCLSGFVLANGYDQKLKSGVLRSSTFLLKRVVRLYPMIAAGVAFGVLASLFASTSSLSFADVSILAVGALLLLPLGFMVGQEAFAINNPLWSLCFEMAASVAYGFAARRRFHLWHEIAVLVLLAAALFQIVAIEGTIGPVGFGSWRAFFEGFVRVGFSFLAGVLIFRWQIHRRVGATPPQIPLFVLIGVLFFPFTVPREIYDFICIAIVIPIVVALAAAVLLSEERPFAGYLGKLSYPLYMVHQPVFQLGAQFVHFTDGFIPRPITVSVTVLAAVGVAHVLYIRFDVPIRAYLGRKFSLN
- a CDS encoding AI-2E family transporter, encoding MGVFDRQKSNHEPRWLGSSAQTRTPLIPSISAARWLLVLVVAAGVYFFYGFLVPVLAALVIGFASWPLYRKLLARVGGNTTIAATIAIIMIITFLVIPIGLAVTYTTGEVRTWVTWAIHANRVGAATPDWIVALPWAGAYLDEVWTKYIGSPGALGEVIQAVSGANIGNIYRAVLAAGGGAFHLLLTLLFMLIALFFVYRDGFSFSKQIDMLGERILPNRWERISRVVPATISSTVMGMTLIAIGEGIVLGLAYWIAGVPSPVTLGVLTGVMALIPGGAPLSFTLVSIYLLASGSHVAGIGLFVWGTVELFIVDKTLRPKLVGGPIKLPFLPTFFGLVGGVKTMGFLGLFIGPVLMALIVAIWREWIHEARNADKSETGPQIIIDEPAPPPVPGSPKTLPRVAEG
- a CDS encoding GNAT family N-acetyltransferase, with the translated sequence MSVTIALEQPRQEGVIRLLDLSDAYAQSLYPAESNHLVDLSVLEKPSVSFLVARSDDAIVGCCALVEAGDGTAEIKRMFVDPEARGLRIASGLMNALEAIAEKKGLKAIRLETGIYQPEAIALYRKYGYREIEPFGAYLPDPLSLFMEKQLA
- a CDS encoding esterase-like activity of phytase family protein, whose protein sequence is MTKRFLAAAAFVLLSSTVTASTKDIGATDIGATFETACPFGDCAAGMSLSYLGEFVIPTGHMENGVEFGGISGLDFDAATGHYLAISDDRSERGPARFYELDVDVDASGLRGVSVVKQVTLKDKNGEPFTARTVDPESIRLGKDGIYWGSEGDGKALLPPFIRVASPDGSFIREFKLPEGFAPTADKSTGIRDNLAFEDLAVAPSGDVFVGVEAALYQDGPNPSLTSGSLSRIIRYDGATGEPKAEYVYPVSPIPQAAMKADGGNDNGMSEMLALDNHRLLAVERSYTQGFGNSIKIMMMDLTDATDVSTIASLAKNDQRVVPVRKSQVLDLRAIGLVPDNIEAMSLGKAKDGTDVLILGSDNNFSTSQKTQFYAFKVLNRPQQ